A stretch of the Macaca thibetana thibetana isolate TM-01 chromosome X, ASM2454274v1, whole genome shotgun sequence genome encodes the following:
- the PSMD10 gene encoding 26S proteasome non-ATPase regulatory subunit 10 isoform X2 — protein MEGCVSNLMVCNLAYSGKLEELKESILADKSLATRTDQDRRTALHWACSAGHTEIVEFLLQLGVPVNDKDDAGWSPLHIAASAGRDEIVKALLGKGAQVNAVNQNGCTPLHYAASKNRHEIAVMLLEGGANPDAKDHYEATAMHRAAAKDT, from the exons ATGGAGGGGTGTGTGTCTAACCTAATGGTCTGCAACCTGGCCTACAGCGGGAAGCTGGAAGAGTTGAAGGAGAGTATTCTGGCCGATAAATCCCTGGCTACTAGAACTGACCAG GACAGGAGAACTGCATTGCACTGGGCATGCTCAGCTGGACATACAGAAATTGTTGAATTTTTGTTGCAACTTGGAGTGCCAGTGAATGATAAAGATGAT GCAGGTTGGTCTCCTCTTCATATTGCAGCTTCTGCTGGCCGGGATGAGATTGTAAAAGCCCTTCTGGGAAAAGGTGCTCAAGTGAATGCTGTCAATCAAAATGGCTGTACTCCCCTACATTATGCAGCTTCCAAAAACAGGCATGAG ATCGCTGTCATGTTACTAGAAGGTGGGGCTAATCCAGATGCTAAGGACCATTATGAGGCTACAGCAATGCACCGGGCAGCAGCCAAGG